One window of the Lysobacter sp. S4-A87 genome contains the following:
- the speC gene encoding ornithine decarboxylase gives MSIPLERFFRILVVGEHSGVVATVIEEELHFPVTSIDADQIPQAIRGGADLGAIIVARAEAQAVVDARDERGLRMPIFMISGRDDEALAEPFLKSLDGVLIADLETRDFYEKRLLASIERYALSLRTPFFGELMKYDYDANRTWACPGHQGGQMFMRHPVGRLFYEHMGENVFRDDICNAMVSLGDLLIHEGPALAAQRGAAKVFQSDRTYFVLNGTSSSNKVVNTSLLRSKDIVLFDRNNHKSNHHGALLMAGAIPIYLETDRNGFGMVGPIDWSAFDEASIRDKLKHHPRLAGTDTWKRERPIRAAIIEQCTYDGTVYNARKVLEKIGHLCQYIHFDEAWAGFGAFHPLMKDHFSMGLTLDGDSPGIIATQSTHKQLAGFSQASQIHVRDAHIRDKPFRVNHKRFNEMFMLQASTSPFYPLFSSLDVNAQMHADKAGQVLWDDMVKLGIEGRKAVRRRFPGFINPFVPDKVEYEGRTVPWEDVPTAVLAREQAYWQLAPGASWHGFRNLGEDAAMVDPTKLMLTTAGIDAATGNYAKTGIPATILANFLRENNVIPEKNDLYSILFLMTPAVGEGKMAMLLAAFERFRDHYEADSPLADVVPGLYQRNEARYRDYSLRQVAQEMHDYFVAKDIKELQRLSFRYESFPEQAMSAREANEALVGGEVDFVPMSEVSGRIAATLALIYPPGIGIIIPGERYDAKAKPMIDYFLAFEENCNRFPGFSYEVQGVYQVQEEGRIRFYTYVVQE, from the coding sequence ATGAGCATTCCCCTTGAACGCTTCTTCCGCATCCTCGTGGTCGGCGAACACAGTGGCGTGGTCGCCACGGTCATCGAGGAAGAACTGCACTTCCCGGTCACCTCGATCGATGCCGATCAGATACCGCAGGCAATCCGTGGCGGTGCCGATCTCGGCGCGATCATCGTCGCCCGCGCGGAAGCCCAGGCGGTGGTGGACGCCCGCGACGAGCGCGGCCTGCGCATGCCGATCTTCATGATCAGCGGCCGCGACGACGAAGCACTGGCCGAGCCCTTCCTGAAATCGCTCGACGGCGTGCTGATCGCCGATCTGGAGACACGCGACTTCTACGAGAAGCGCCTGCTCGCTTCGATCGAGCGGTATGCGCTGAGCCTGCGCACGCCGTTCTTCGGCGAACTGATGAAGTACGACTACGACGCCAACCGGACCTGGGCGTGCCCGGGGCACCAGGGCGGGCAGATGTTCATGCGCCACCCGGTCGGCCGGTTGTTCTACGAGCACATGGGCGAGAACGTATTCCGCGACGACATCTGCAACGCGATGGTTTCGCTGGGTGACCTGCTGATCCACGAGGGGCCGGCCCTGGCCGCGCAGCGTGGCGCGGCGAAGGTCTTCCAGTCCGACCGCACCTATTTCGTCCTCAACGGCACGTCCTCCTCCAACAAGGTCGTCAACACCTCGTTGCTGCGCAGCAAGGACATCGTGCTGTTCGACCGCAACAACCACAAATCCAACCACCATGGCGCGCTGCTGATGGCCGGCGCGATTCCGATCTATCTGGAAACCGACCGCAATGGCTTCGGCATGGTCGGTCCGATCGACTGGTCGGCGTTCGACGAAGCATCGATCCGAGACAAGCTCAAGCACCATCCGCGCCTGGCCGGGACCGATACCTGGAAGCGCGAGCGCCCGATCCGCGCGGCGATCATCGAGCAGTGCACGTATGACGGCACCGTCTACAACGCGCGCAAGGTGCTGGAGAAGATCGGCCACCTGTGCCAGTACATCCACTTCGACGAGGCCTGGGCCGGTTTCGGTGCGTTCCATCCGCTGATGAAAGACCACTTCAGCATGGGCCTGACGCTGGACGGCGATTCGCCGGGCATCATCGCCACCCAGTCGACGCACAAGCAGCTGGCCGGCTTCTCCCAGGCCTCGCAGATCCACGTCCGCGACGCGCACATCCGCGACAAGCCGTTCCGCGTCAACCACAAGCGCTTCAACGAGATGTTCATGCTGCAGGCATCGACATCGCCTTTCTACCCGCTGTTCTCCAGCCTCGACGTCAACGCGCAGATGCATGCCGACAAGGCCGGCCAGGTGCTGTGGGACGACATGGTCAAGCTCGGCATCGAGGGGCGCAAGGCGGTTCGCAGGCGCTTCCCTGGCTTCATCAATCCGTTCGTGCCGGACAAGGTCGAGTACGAAGGCCGTACCGTGCCCTGGGAGGACGTACCGACTGCGGTGCTCGCGCGCGAACAGGCCTATTGGCAACTGGCGCCCGGCGCTTCCTGGCACGGCTTCCGCAACCTGGGCGAAGACGCGGCGATGGTCGATCCGACCAAGCTGATGCTGACCACGGCCGGGATCGACGCGGCCACCGGCAACTACGCCAAGACCGGCATTCCGGCCACGATCCTCGCCAACTTCCTGCGCGAGAACAATGTCATCCCCGAGAAGAACGACCTCTACAGCATTCTCTTCCTCATGACCCCGGCAGTGGGCGAGGGAAAGATGGCGATGCTGCTGGCGGCATTTGAGCGCTTCCGCGACCACTACGAGGCTGACAGCCCGCTGGCCGACGTCGTGCCCGGGCTGTACCAGCGCAACGAGGCGCGCTATCGCGACTACTCGCTGCGCCAGGTCGCGCAGGAGATGCACGACTATTTCGTGGCCAAGGACATCAAGGAGCTGCAACGGCTCAGCTTCCGCTACGAGTCGTTCCCCGAGCAGGCGATGTCCGCGCGCGAGGCGAACGAGGCCCTGGTCGGCGGCGAAGTGGACTTCGTGCCGATGAGCGAAGTCTCCGGGCGGATCGCGGCGACGCTGGCGCTGATCTACCCGCCGGGCATCGGCATCATCATTCCCGGCGAGCGCTACGACGCCAAGGCCAAACCGATGATCGACTACTTCCTGGCATTCGAGGAGAACTGCAACCGCTTCCCTGGGTTCTCCTACGAAGTCCAGGGCGTGTACCAGGTGCAGGAGGAAGGCCGGATCCGCTTCTACACCTACGTCGTGCAGGAATGA
- a CDS encoding Orn/Lys/Arg decarboxylase N-terminal domain-containing protein codes for MSMTNPWVLYVTTDLPDQGSAYALALTRLGQAVQDQGIEVLRAHSCEDGLIIAQGSASYSCVAIDWDLGETAGMSEKPVLEIIRAVREKSLRIPIFLLSRGVTTRNLPMSIIREVREYVNLIGETPEFFAKRVRFAIDDYHSGMLPPYFKALKKLTEEGTYQWDAPGHMGGAAYLKHPAGAEFHRFFGENLMRADIGISNVELGSWLDIEGPPAESQRMAARVFGADWTFYVLAGSSASNRIVVQAAVGNDEMVVVDRNCHKSLNHAMTLAGSRPVYFQPSRNGYGMIGLIPPKRFTKAHIAKLVADSPLTAGAKSSAPVHAVVTNPTYDGMLYNVDKVAEMLGESVPRVHFDEAWYAYGKFHPLFKHRFAMGVPRDMKNRPTVFAVQSTHKMLPAFSMASYIHVSNSERGKMEWAPIKEAFMMHGTTSPFYPLIASLDIASAMMDEPSGSALLRETVSYAVEFRKAVATVNKRFKEEGEWFFSLFQPDQVPVGKKKVDLADAATDVLCNDPACWTLRAGESWHGIPDEVVAGDFCMLDPTKVTILCPGTDAKGKIAKRGIPGTILSKFLDARRQEIARTGDYTVLVLFSVGTTQGKWGTLLETLMAFKRLYDRKAPLEEALPELVHAYPQRYGGMTLPQLCDEMHQVMTELDLQAMANAAGEVISEQVLTPSEAYQQLIHGKTEEVRVADLPGRVAALMIVPYPPGIPVLMPGERVDPKGGTIVKFLIAVEAFGKRFPGFGREVQNVHPDGNGDMWAKVTLEKAGGGSVAGKAAKAAKASKKKAKH; via the coding sequence ATGTCCATGACCAACCCCTGGGTGTTGTATGTGACCACCGACCTTCCAGACCAGGGCTCGGCCTACGCGCTGGCGCTTACCCGGCTGGGCCAGGCGGTGCAGGACCAGGGCATCGAGGTGCTGCGTGCGCACAGCTGCGAAGACGGCCTGATCATCGCCCAGGGCTCGGCGTCCTACTCCTGCGTGGCGATCGACTGGGACCTGGGCGAAACCGCCGGGATGAGCGAGAAGCCGGTGCTGGAGATCATCCGCGCCGTGCGCGAGAAATCGCTGCGCATCCCGATCTTCCTGCTCAGCCGCGGCGTCACCACGCGCAACCTGCCGATGAGCATCATCCGCGAGGTTCGCGAGTACGTGAACCTGATCGGCGAGACTCCGGAGTTCTTCGCCAAGCGCGTGCGCTTCGCCATCGACGATTACCACAGCGGCATGCTGCCGCCGTACTTCAAGGCGTTGAAGAAGCTCACCGAGGAAGGCACCTACCAGTGGGATGCGCCCGGTCACATGGGCGGCGCGGCCTACCTCAAGCACCCGGCCGGTGCCGAGTTCCATCGCTTCTTCGGCGAGAACCTCATGCGCGCCGACATCGGCATCTCCAACGTCGAGCTGGGCTCGTGGCTGGACATCGAAGGGCCGCCGGCGGAATCGCAGCGAATGGCGGCGCGCGTGTTCGGCGCCGACTGGACGTTCTACGTGCTGGCCGGTTCGTCGGCTTCCAATCGCATCGTCGTGCAGGCGGCGGTCGGCAATGACGAAATGGTCGTGGTCGACCGCAACTGCCACAAGTCGCTCAACCATGCGATGACCCTGGCCGGTTCGCGTCCGGTGTACTTCCAGCCAAGCCGCAACGGCTACGGCATGATCGGGCTGATCCCGCCCAAGCGCTTCACCAAGGCGCACATTGCCAAGCTGGTCGCCGATTCGCCGCTGACAGCTGGCGCGAAGTCGAGTGCACCGGTGCATGCGGTGGTCACCAACCCGACCTACGACGGCATGCTCTACAACGTCGACAAGGTCGCCGAGATGCTGGGTGAGAGCGTGCCGCGCGTGCATTTCGACGAGGCCTGGTACGCGTACGGAAAGTTCCATCCGCTGTTCAAGCACCGCTTCGCGATGGGCGTGCCGCGCGACATGAAGAACCGGCCGACGGTCTTCGCGGTGCAGTCCACGCACAAGATGCTGCCGGCGTTCTCGATGGCGTCCTACATCCACGTCAGCAACAGCGAGCGCGGCAAGATGGAATGGGCCCCGATCAAGGAGGCCTTCATGATGCACGGAACGACGTCGCCGTTCTATCCGCTGATCGCCTCGCTGGACATCGCCAGCGCGATGATGGACGAGCCTTCGGGCAGCGCGCTGCTGCGCGAGACGGTCAGTTACGCGGTCGAGTTCCGCAAGGCGGTGGCCACGGTCAACAAGCGCTTCAAGGAGGAGGGCGAATGGTTCTTCTCGCTGTTCCAGCCAGACCAGGTTCCGGTCGGAAAGAAGAAGGTCGACCTGGCAGACGCGGCAACCGATGTGCTGTGCAACGATCCCGCATGCTGGACGCTGCGCGCAGGTGAGAGCTGGCACGGCATCCCCGACGAGGTCGTCGCCGGCGACTTCTGCATGCTCGATCCGACCAAGGTCACGATCCTGTGCCCGGGCACGGATGCCAAGGGCAAGATTGCCAAACGCGGCATTCCCGGCACGATCCTGTCGAAGTTCCTCGACGCGCGCCGGCAGGAGATTGCCCGTACCGGCGACTACACCGTTCTGGTGCTGTTCTCGGTTGGCACCACCCAGGGCAAGTGGGGCACGCTGCTGGAAACGCTGATGGCGTTCAAGCGCCTGTACGACCGCAAGGCGCCGCTGGAGGAGGCATTGCCCGAGCTGGTCCATGCCTACCCGCAACGCTACGGCGGCATGACGCTGCCGCAGCTGTGCGACGAGATGCACCAGGTCATGACCGAACTGGACCTGCAGGCGATGGCCAATGCCGCGGGCGAGGTGATCTCGGAACAGGTGCTGACGCCTTCGGAGGCCTACCAGCAGCTCATCCACGGCAAGACCGAGGAAGTGCGCGTGGCCGATCTGCCGGGGCGCGTTGCGGCATTGATGATCGTGCCGTATCCGCCGGGCATTCCGGTGCTGATGCCGGGCGAGCGGGTCGACCCCAAGGGGGGCACGATCGTGAAGTTCCTGATCGCGGTCGAGGCGTTCGGCAAGCGTTTCCCCGGATTCGGGCGCGAAGTGCAGAACGTCCACCCCGACGGGAATGGCGACATGTGGGCCAAGGTCACGCTGGAGAAGGCGGGCGGCGGGAGTGTGGCCGGCAAGGCGGCCAAGGCGGCCAAGGCGAGCAAGAAGAAGGCCAAGCACTAG
- a CDS encoding thioesterase family protein, producing MSVRWRDLDAFNHVNNSKYLSYLEEARLHWMLSVPGQGLDEHVAPVVAAANLNYRRPIEWPAQVAIELFVDRLGNSSVSIGHRIVDAADDSVLYCDGNVVMVWIDRGNGRAAPLPEAVRESCSQQ from the coding sequence ATGTCGGTGCGCTGGCGTGACCTGGACGCGTTCAACCACGTCAACAATTCCAAGTACCTGAGCTACCTCGAGGAAGCCCGCCTGCACTGGATGCTGTCGGTGCCGGGACAGGGACTGGACGAACACGTCGCCCCGGTCGTCGCTGCGGCCAACCTCAACTACCGCCGCCCGATCGAATGGCCGGCCCAGGTCGCGATCGAATTGTTCGTCGACCGCCTCGGCAACAGCAGCGTCAGCATCGGCCACCGCATCGTCGATGCGGCCGATGACAGCGTGCTGTATTGCGACGGCAACGTGGTGATGGTGTGGATCGATCGCGGCAACGGCCGCGCCGCGCCACTGCCGGAGGCTGTGCGCGAGTCCTGCTCGCAACAGTGA
- a CDS encoding OmpA family protein: MTASPTLSRTLCARPRAMLVVAVTFATLIAFTGCSRDATPAPSAQAAVDPTVAAPPAAQFEARLNLVNNNGTVRYDGTVDSESSRKAIEAMLSQAYGPGTTGSLTVDPAARPAPWQANLPQFLSAFTMAGAAVGFDGQRIELGGYASEPDRTALLARAEQLYPGYALTGLFRGVAGSPDAAAQALAGLKAGASAGEVVQALNQTPIQFIDGSAQVSPDSLAVLSQAAKAIQGSAGERRIEIIGPAAAGEDLALSQQRAEAIKVQLIVNGVNPAAIETKGHVAGSADSGASFRLL, translated from the coding sequence ATGACTGCATCACCCACCCTGTCACGCACCCTTTGCGCGCGCCCGCGAGCGATGCTCGTCGTCGCAGTGACGTTCGCAACCCTGATCGCCTTCACCGGCTGCAGCCGCGACGCCACGCCGGCGCCGTCGGCGCAGGCTGCCGTCGACCCGACCGTCGCCGCACCGCCGGCCGCGCAGTTCGAGGCGCGCCTGAACCTGGTCAACAACAACGGCACCGTGCGCTATGACGGCACGGTCGACAGCGAAAGCAGCCGCAAAGCAATCGAAGCCATGCTGAGCCAGGCCTACGGTCCCGGCACCACCGGCTCGCTCACCGTGGACCCGGCCGCCAGGCCGGCGCCGTGGCAGGCCAACCTGCCGCAGTTCCTGTCCGCATTCACGATGGCCGGCGCCGCAGTCGGCTTCGACGGGCAACGCATCGAACTGGGCGGCTACGCCTCGGAGCCCGACCGCACCGCCCTGCTCGCCCGCGCCGAACAGCTGTACCCCGGCTACGCCCTGACCGGCCTGTTCCGCGGCGTGGCGGGCAGCCCCGACGCCGCCGCACAGGCGCTGGCAGGACTGAAGGCCGGCGCATCCGCCGGCGAAGTCGTCCAGGCCCTGAACCAGACCCCGATCCAGTTCATCGACGGCAGCGCCCAGGTCAGCCCGGACAGCCTGGCCGTGCTCAGCCAGGCCGCCAAGGCGATCCAGGGCAGCGCCGGCGAACGCCGGATCGAGATCATCGGGCCTGCCGCGGCAGGCGAAGACCTGGCGCTGTCGCAGCAGCGCGCCGAGGCCATCAAGGTCCAGTTGATCGTCAACGGCGTCAACCCCGCCGCGATCGAGACCAAGGGGCATGTTGCCGGGAGCGCGGACAGCGGGGCGAGCTTCCGGCTGTTGTGA
- a CDS encoding S8 family peptidase, whose product MTRKTRSLKWTALAIATAFIVAPAANSGGKLPNVNTSKISTVSKQAAKAAKKQPVQYDRFIITYRSDAKKLSAAASSTQLATAARTLGLGIAPMRTLATGSSLIRTDRKLDLVATKQLMVELMKDPAVLAVEPDRLRKPMMVPNDPLYAQQWHYKNGPGGINVEPAWDISTGSGVVVAVLDTGSTPHSELNGQYVAGYDFIFDPEVSVDGDGRDADPNDPGDWHDGECNIFGIPEDSSWHGTHVAGTVAAATNNGVGVAGVAFGAKVQPVRVLGKCGGYESDIIDAVTWASGGTVAGVPANATPAEVINLSLGGGGACSVAEQAAYTAAVGRGTTVVVSAGNSSDDAANYSPASCNDVITVASVGPTGTISGFSNYGNVVDVAAPGGSGVQPAADNILSTLNLGLQGQGAEGYAWYAGTSMSAPHVSGTIALMQAAAPAPKTPAQIKKILENTAYASGGFAGGCSYDNYCGAGIIDARYAVAVAAGTEPLPPDVPPPPPPPPATPLTNGVTVTGISVAANGTIRYELLVPNGASNLLFAMYGGTGDADIYVRRGAEPTLTAYDCRPFSSGNNENCFFPAPQGGKWYVTIRGFSAAAGVSLYPSFTDANWPRAVEAEATALSNHRTRVDLTWTFGKKNIDIYRNGAILKTVKNKGAATDTFRIIGSGTMSYKLCNNGTQECADPVEIEYVSHK is encoded by the coding sequence ATGACTCGCAAGACTCGCTCCCTGAAGTGGACCGCGCTGGCCATCGCCACGGCGTTCATCGTCGCTCCTGCCGCCAACTCCGGCGGAAAGTTGCCGAACGTCAACACGTCCAAGATTTCAACAGTTTCCAAGCAAGCGGCGAAGGCGGCCAAGAAGCAGCCCGTGCAATACGACCGCTTCATCATCACCTACCGGTCGGACGCCAAGAAGCTGAGCGCTGCCGCAAGCAGCACGCAACTGGCCACGGCAGCCAGGACGCTGGGGCTTGGCATCGCACCGATGCGCACGCTGGCGACCGGCAGCTCGCTGATCCGCACCGATCGCAAGCTCGACCTTGTCGCGACCAAGCAGCTGATGGTCGAACTGATGAAGGATCCGGCGGTACTCGCAGTCGAGCCCGATCGCCTGCGCAAGCCGATGATGGTGCCCAACGATCCGCTGTATGCGCAGCAATGGCACTACAAGAACGGCCCCGGCGGCATCAACGTCGAGCCGGCATGGGACATCAGCACCGGCTCGGGCGTGGTGGTTGCCGTGCTCGACACCGGCAGCACGCCGCATTCGGAACTCAATGGCCAGTACGTCGCCGGGTACGACTTCATCTTCGACCCGGAGGTCAGCGTCGATGGCGATGGCCGTGATGCCGACCCGAACGATCCGGGCGACTGGCACGACGGCGAGTGCAACATCTTCGGCATCCCCGAGGACAGCAGCTGGCACGGCACGCATGTCGCCGGCACCGTCGCAGCCGCGACCAACAACGGCGTAGGCGTAGCCGGCGTCGCATTCGGCGCGAAGGTCCAGCCGGTACGCGTACTGGGCAAGTGCGGCGGTTACGAGTCCGACATCATCGACGCAGTGACCTGGGCTTCGGGTGGCACCGTTGCCGGCGTTCCTGCCAACGCCACGCCGGCTGAAGTGATCAACCTCAGCCTTGGTGGCGGTGGCGCCTGCTCCGTCGCCGAACAGGCCGCCTACACCGCGGCAGTCGGCCGCGGCACGACGGTGGTGGTATCGGCGGGCAACTCGTCCGACGATGCAGCCAACTATTCGCCGGCAAGCTGCAACGACGTGATCACGGTGGCCTCGGTCGGCCCGACCGGCACGATCTCCGGCTTCTCCAACTACGGCAACGTCGTCGACGTCGCCGCACCGGGCGGTTCGGGCGTGCAGCCGGCAGCGGACAACATCCTGTCCACGCTCAACCTGGGCCTGCAGGGCCAGGGCGCCGAAGGCTACGCCTGGTATGCGGGCACCTCGATGTCGGCACCGCACGTGTCCGGCACGATCGCCCTGATGCAGGCCGCCGCGCCAGCACCGAAGACCCCGGCGCAGATCAAGAAGATCCTCGAGAACACCGCCTATGCCTCCGGCGGATTCGCCGGTGGTTGCAGCTACGACAACTACTGCGGCGCAGGCATCATCGATGCCCGCTACGCCGTCGCGGTAGCCGCCGGCACCGAACCGTTGCCGCCGGACGTCCCGCCGCCGCCGCCGCCGCCGCCGGCCACCCCGCTGACCAACGGCGTGACCGTCACCGGCATCAGCGTCGCCGCCAACGGCACGATCCGCTACGAGCTGCTGGTGCCCAACGGTGCATCCAACCTGCTGTTCGCCATGTACGGCGGCACCGGCGATGCCGACATCTACGTTCGCCGCGGCGCCGAGCCGACGCTGACCGCGTACGACTGCCGTCCGTTCAGCTCGGGCAACAACGAGAACTGCTTCTTCCCGGCACCGCAGGGCGGTAAGTGGTACGTGACGATCCGCGGCTTCAGTGCCGCCGCCGGCGTGTCGCTGTATCCCAGCTTCACCGACGCCAACTGGCCGCGTGCGGTCGAGGCCGAGGCCACCGCGCTCAGCAACCATCGCACGCGCGTTGACCTGACCTGGACCTTCGGCAAGAAGAACATCGACATCTACCGCAATGGCGCCATCCTCAAGACCGTGAAGAACAAGGGCGCGGCCACCGATACGTTCCGCATCATCGGCAGCGGCACCATGAGCTACAAGCTGTGCAACAACGGTACGCAGGAGTGCGCCGACCCGGTCGAGATCGAATACGTCTCGCACAAGTAA
- a CDS encoding OmpA family protein, protein MFSQILEQVTHRFGLDPDQAKRLMGLLVAQVFNPRHGGPAGFIQSFRNQGLGELMDSWLGPGPNQPITPAQLAGVLGNDTLASFGTRLGLSEATVGSAAAAMLPDAIDELSEHGDLPVSPSPLSQKLEHWFGGIGVGLDEFGQWATATGAVAAAAPVHAEVQVHAHATAPAQAPSHQRSSTHRWLPWLLIGAVIIIAVLLPRGCHGERTAVTGTQPLTSKADAATRALDLLISRTFTADDLVHALNLMVVHFDSDSENISAQSDAILVKAATAIKAAPAGTRIEIGGHTDNSGDPAANLKLSQARADAVKQRLIEHGADAAMLTSIGHGQDQPVADNASEEGRARNRRIQFSVVK, encoded by the coding sequence ATGTTCAGCCAGATTCTAGAGCAGGTGACCCACCGGTTCGGCCTGGATCCGGACCAGGCCAAGCGACTGATGGGGCTGCTGGTGGCGCAGGTCTTCAACCCCAGGCACGGCGGTCCCGCCGGCTTCATCCAGTCGTTCAGGAACCAGGGGCTCGGGGAACTGATGGATTCCTGGCTCGGGCCCGGGCCAAACCAGCCGATCACCCCCGCCCAGCTCGCAGGCGTCCTGGGCAACGACACCCTTGCCAGCTTCGGCACCCGCCTGGGACTGTCCGAGGCGACCGTCGGCAGCGCCGCCGCCGCGATGCTGCCCGATGCGATCGACGAGCTCAGCGAACACGGTGACCTGCCGGTGTCACCCAGTCCGCTGTCGCAGAAGCTCGAACACTGGTTTGGCGGGATCGGCGTCGGCCTGGACGAGTTCGGGCAATGGGCAACCGCGACCGGCGCCGTCGCTGCCGCGGCGCCGGTCCATGCCGAAGTCCAGGTCCACGCACACGCAACAGCGCCCGCACAGGCGCCGTCCCATCAACGGTCCAGCACGCATCGCTGGCTACCGTGGCTGCTGATCGGTGCGGTCATCATCATCGCCGTGCTGTTGCCACGCGGTTGCCATGGCGAGCGCACCGCAGTCACCGGCACGCAACCGTTGACGAGCAAAGCCGATGCGGCCACGCGGGCGCTCGACCTGCTGATATCTCGCACGTTCACCGCCGACGACCTGGTGCATGCGTTGAACCTGATGGTGGTGCACTTCGACAGCGACAGCGAGAACATCTCCGCGCAAAGCGACGCAATCCTCGTCAAGGCGGCGACCGCGATCAAGGCAGCACCGGCGGGCACGCGCATCGAGATCGGCGGCCACACCGACAACAGTGGAGATCCCGCCGCGAACTTGAAGCTATCGCAAGCTCGTGCCGACGCGGTGAAACAGCGGTTGATCGAGCACGGCGCCGATGCCGCGATGCTCACCAGCATCGGTCACGGACAGGATCAACCGGTCGCGGACAACGCCAGCGAAGAAGGCCGTGCGCGCAACCGGCGGATTCAGTTCAGCGTTGTGAAGTAA
- the rplU gene encoding 50S ribosomal protein L21, whose protein sequence is MYAVVVTGGKQYRVMQGETLRVELLDAEVGSEIKLDNVLMLGGSDGVKIGDALKGATVSAKVVGHGRADKVRIVKFRRRKHHRKQMGHRQHYTEIEITGIAG, encoded by the coding sequence ATGTACGCAGTAGTAGTCACCGGCGGTAAGCAGTACCGCGTGATGCAGGGCGAAACCCTGCGCGTTGAGCTGCTCGATGCCGAAGTCGGCAGCGAGATCAAGCTCGACAACGTCCTGATGCTGGGCGGCAGCGACGGCGTGAAGATCGGCGACGCCCTCAAGGGTGCCACCGTCTCCGCCAAGGTCGTCGGCCACGGCCGCGCCGACAAGGTGCGCATCGTGAAGTTCCGTCGCCGCAAGCATCACCGCAAGCAGATGGGTCACCGTCAGCATTACACCGAAATCGAAATCACCGGCATCGCCGGCTAA
- the rpmA gene encoding 50S ribosomal protein L27, with product MAHKKGVGSTRNGRDSNPKYLGVKMYGGQAIEAGNIIVRQRGTQFHPGSGVGLGRDHTLFALVDGKVEFATKGPKKRRTVSVVAE from the coding sequence ATGGCACACAAAAAGGGCGTAGGTTCCACCCGTAACGGCCGCGACTCCAACCCGAAGTACCTCGGCGTGAAGATGTACGGCGGCCAGGCCATCGAGGCCGGCAACATCATCGTTCGTCAGCGCGGCACCCAGTTCCACCCGGGTTCCGGCGTCGGCCTCGGCCGCGATCACACCCTGTTCGCGCTGGTCGACGGCAAGGTCGAGTTCGCGACCAAGGGCCCGAAGAAGCGTCGCACCGTCAGCGTCGTCGCCGAGTAA
- the obgE gene encoding GTPase ObgE, giving the protein MKLVDEAEIQVSAGNGGNGCVGFRREKFIPLGGPDGGDGGDGGSVWVVADENLNTLVDFRHQRQFRAKRGENGMGRQMYGKAGEDLIITVPVGTVITNIGTDEVIGDLTSHGDRLLVAKGGKGGLGNMHFKSSVNRSPRRALPGLPGEERELKFELKLLADVGLLGFPNAGKSTLIRAVSAATPKVADYPFTTLYPNLGVVSVEAHRSFVIADIPGLIEGAADGAGLGAQFLRHLQRTRLLLHLVDMAPMSFEDDDNSEQLSPADQVRAIERELAKHDPELLNKPRWLVLNKADLLLEEEQQAVAKGIIEELGWKDRWYMVSAIGREGTFPIMKDVMAFFDRQRDEALEAAQAAGPHAP; this is encoded by the coding sequence ATGAAACTCGTCGACGAAGCCGAAATCCAGGTCAGCGCAGGCAACGGCGGCAATGGCTGCGTTGGCTTCCGCCGTGAAAAATTCATCCCGCTCGGCGGCCCCGATGGCGGCGACGGCGGCGATGGCGGCAGCGTCTGGGTGGTCGCGGACGAAAACCTCAACACCCTGGTCGACTTCCGCCACCAGCGCCAGTTCCGCGCCAAGCGCGGCGAGAACGGCATGGGCAGGCAGATGTACGGCAAGGCCGGCGAAGACCTGATCATCACCGTGCCGGTCGGCACCGTGATCACCAACATCGGCACCGATGAAGTCATCGGCGACCTGACCAGCCACGGCGACCGCCTGCTCGTCGCCAAGGGTGGCAAGGGCGGCCTGGGCAACATGCATTTCAAGAGCTCGGTCAATCGCTCGCCGCGCCGGGCGTTGCCGGGCCTGCCGGGCGAGGAGCGCGAGCTCAAGTTCGAGCTCAAGCTGCTCGCCGACGTCGGCCTGCTCGGCTTTCCCAACGCCGGCAAGAGCACGCTGATCCGCGCGGTGTCGGCGGCGACGCCGAAGGTGGCCGACTATCCGTTCACCACGCTCTATCCCAATCTCGGTGTCGTCAGCGTCGAAGCGCATCGCAGCTTCGTCATCGCCGACATCCCGGGCCTGATCGAAGGTGCGGCCGACGGTGCAGGCCTCGGCGCGCAGTTCCTGCGCCATCTGCAGCGCACGCGTCTGCTGCTGCACCTGGTCGACATGGCGCCGATGTCGTTCGAGGACGACGACAACAGTGAGCAGCTCAGCCCTGCCGATCAGGTGCGCGCGATCGAGCGCGAACTGGCCAAGCACGACCCCGAGCTGCTCAACAAACCGCGCTGGCTGGTGCTCAACAAGGCCGACCTGCTGCTGGAAGAGGAGCAGCAGGCCGTCGCCAAGGGGATCATCGAAGAGCTGGGCTGGAAGGACCGCTGGTACATGGTCTCGGCGATCGGCCGCGAGGGCACCTTCCCGATCATGAAGGATGTGATGGCCTTCTTCGACCGCCAGCGCGACGAAGCGCTGGAAGCGGCGCAGGCAGCAGGCCCGCATGCTCCGTAA